A region of Liolophura sinensis isolate JHLJ2023 chromosome 8, CUHK_Ljap_v2, whole genome shotgun sequence DNA encodes the following proteins:
- the LOC135472299 gene encoding uncharacterized protein LOC135472299, which translates to MEDYGPAVFSSKNEKTSSGKKIKSVVSYQIFVLENKSKLQGKYPFLKAHQINGKLKSLWNTLPEEEKGKYRKFTLISTPTPPNKSPKVKNERKGNSCRGRLLTPKALRTNKTACNSGNTESPLFKSKGKIDDSGHWENTLLGPYHDSDEDSVEADEKLEPDPCLFEEDDPGNSRKDSPVPWPKESNTYNTRYSVEKNYKAPEIISNSGMSDRSGILKSANKENRRPRARVSFSTKDVEVKIMSEMEDSCSTTNASQDPGSSFDTNPYNFDAIDKFEICIGSPKPEQINTLGKQSSISQQNCNTKKESKITSSKNPPKKAARRKTISPAVQTKRMLRSRSPNQSAEKERKFVFKLDELSSSPCQDAESGRGDAEESFLSEDGIVSDCSDAKWSGRKPVSQCLLAGGDNQKVLQTHVSMTTETPPSLDTSTDTNNAILAPRKRRQLAHSLKETKKAPSNEKSKISAARLQKWQSPRFQTKADTAYVSMNNDAKKSERKAKHKPSRRRPETTMGNKSDCYGSLLESSDNSKQMLSTDVDVFQPKLNYTEFTDEPSSGSEAEMSPVLLESQAKSRMSVAETIRSLKMIASPDNIALSEESTSDSPKILSPTLSDISVLSSLSSNEGCVSEQNESAVQRKGALRQDRSNQQKMRGNAVNALGMNITSKLLPRLQSKWARTKVREPLCDMFQDMTPPELRMMSTRRLVSSSKKEGTGNFEKLFEENEIFG; encoded by the exons ATGGAAGACTATGGCCCAGCAGTCTTCTCCTCCAAGAATGAGAAAACAAGCTCAGGCAAGAAGATAAAAAGTGTTGTCAGTTATCAAATATTTGTTCTAGAAAATAAGAGTAAGCTGCAAGGGAAGTATCCATTCCTAAAAGCCCATCAGATAAATGGTAAACTAAAGTCATTGTGGAACACACTGCCAGAGGAGGAAAAAGGAAAGTACAGAAAATTTACCCTGATTTCAACACCAACACCTCCAAACAAATCTCCCAAAGTTAAAAATGAGAGGAAGGGGAATAGTTGCAGAGGTAGACTCCTGACACCCAAAGCACTGAGGACAAATAAAACTGCCTGTAATTCCGGAAATACAGAATCACCTTTATTCAAAAGCAAAGGAAAAATAGATGACAGTGGTCATTGGGAAAATACTCTGTTAGGTCCTTACCATGACAGTGATGAAGACTCTGTGGAAGCCGACGAAAAGCTAGAACCAGACCCATGTTTGTTTGAGGAAGATGATCCAGGTAACAGTAGAAAAGACTCTCCAgtgccttggcccaaagaatccAATACATATAACACCAGATATTCTGTAGAGAAGAATTACAAAGCTCCTGAAATCATCAGCAACTCTGGCATGTCTGACAGATCAGGAATTCTCAAAAG tgcaaacaaagaaaacagacGACCAAGAGCAAGAGTTTCATTCTCTACAAAAGATGTGGAAGTGAAGATAATGAGTGAGATGGAAGATTCTTGTTCTACCACAAATGCCTCTCAAGATCCAGGGTCAAGCTTTGATACAAACCCCTATAATTTTGATGCCATCGATAAGTTTGAAATTTGCATAGGTTCACCAAAACccgaacaaataaatacattgggTAAGCAGTCATCAATATCCCAACAAAATTGTAACACCAAAAAAGAGTCTAAAATTACTAGCAGCAAGAATCCACCAAAGAAAGCAGCCAGAAGGAAGACGATATCTCCAGCTGTGCAAACCAAACGAATGTTACGTTCTAGATCACCCAATCAAAGTGCTGAAAAGGAGAGGAAGTTTGTGTTCAAACTTGATGAGCTCTCTTCATCCCCATGTCAAGATGCTGAAAGTGGTAGAGGTGATGCTGAAGAAAGTTTCCTGAGTGAAGATGGCATCGTTTCTGATTGCAGTGATGCTAAATGGTCTGGAAGGAAACCAGTCTCACAATGTTTACTGGCGGGAGGAGATAACCAGAAAGTATTGCAGACCcatgtttccatgacaacagaaACCCCACCCTCTCTAGATACAAGCACAGACACTAACAATGCCATCTTAGCACCCAGAAAGAGAAGGCAATTAGCCCACTCCCTAAAGGAAACCAAAAAGGCTCCCAGTAACGAAAAGTCAAAGATAAGTGCAGCAAGGTTACAAAAATGGCAATCTCCCAGGTTTCAAACAAAGGCTGATACTGCTTATGTTTCCATGAATAATGATGCTAAAAAGTCAGAAAGGAAGGCAAAACATAAACCATCCAGGAGAAGACCAGAAACAACCATGGGTAACAAGTCTGACTGTTATGGCTCTTTGCTGGAATCCTCAGACAATTCAAAGCAGATGCTTAGTACAGATGTGGATGTCTTCCAACCTAAGCTTAACTACACAGAGTTTACAGATGAACCATCCAGTGGTTCTGAGGCAGAAATGTCCCCTGTGCTCCTGGAATCCCAGGCCAAGTCTCGGATGTCAGTAGCAGAGACCATCCGTAGCCTGAAGATGATCGCATCTCCAGATAACATTGCTCTCAGTGAAGAATCAACTTCTGACTCTCCTAAAATCCTTTCTCCAACACTATCAGACATTTCTGTG TTGTCAAGCCTGTCTTCTAATGAAGGATGTGTCTCAGAACAGAACGAGTCAGCAGTACAAAGGAAGGGGGCCCTCAGACAGGATCGCAGCAATCAGCAGAAAATGAGGGGCAATGCTGTGAATGCTCTGGGGATGAACATAACAAGCAAGCTGCTCCCAAGGCTACAG agCAAATGGGCGAGGACAAAGGTACGAGAGCCTCTGTGTGACATGTTCCAGGACATGACTCCTCCAGAACTGAGGATGATGTCCACCCGACG ATTGGTGTCCAGCTCAAAGAAAGAAGGCACAGGCAATTTTGAAAAACTCTTTGAGGAAAACGAAATATTTGgatga
- the LOC135472301 gene encoding cilia- and flagella-associated protein 97-like: MDDELSGEVDFDFFDEGDRRSPVRNVSKSPLNTTVNGKPPIPLSSKSPASANVSDKHGEDRNSSPVDDYSSDDSSSTHSYSSDSENNENIVNSDVVTSVNARLPSADSGGRKNSPRARRRRRRRKSESDGSSSRRSDSEDSDRGSSSAYSDGQEGEDKNEHSLKPSDIERRKAWGRQSKGKTSQYKTETQSSDSRETRPKSNYNRAVSRKSSSKPQQRVSKSLSDSGSDSYTSDSDSDSSSESHKSNTDSEITDVSPLHSADSSPVMKRKNRKHVSVISAPQREYKPYKELPDTSDVPVQRPAEGTMEFKLLMQAVVELDSEKQKRIKSSTRRVVFAPPNSSFHREKNNYSFSNMQARNIDQENERLLQEIIRKRLPRKKKEQTYTQANPVRRLPNSAVNRLKEQRRIEQENLAFLQRLQNIKPTRGLTKKEQLTEYRRQMQYGVPSGSWRARSPQTPPSTCKSSVRSMSSMSSVQSLASTTTSGSRSRPQSAKKITRDMRPAWDERW; encoded by the exons ATGGACGACGAACTATCAGGTGAAGTTGACTTTGACTTCTTTGACGAGGGAGATCGGCGAAGTCCCGTGAGAAACGTTTCAAAGTCACCACTGAACACAACAGTTAACGGTAAGCCGCCTATTCCTTTGAGTTCCAAGTCGCCTGCAAGTGCAAACGTGAGCGACAAACATGGCGAAGATCGTAACAGCTCGCCGGTAGATGACTATAGTTCGGACGATTCGTCCTCCACGCACAGCTACAGTTCAGACAGCGAgaacaatgaaaacattgtcaATTCGGATGTAGTTACGTCAGTCAATGCCAGGCTTCCGTCAGCTGATTCGGGTGGCAGGAAGAATTCCCCGCGAGCCCGGCGCCGCCGAAGGCGAAGGAAATCTGAGAGCGATGGGAGCAGTAGTAGACGATCAGACAGTGAAGACAGTGACAGAGGCAGTTCTAGTGCTTACTCAGACGGACAAGAAGGTGAGGACAAAAATGAGCATTCACTAAAGCCAAGTGACATTGAGAGAAGAAAGGCATGGGGCAGACAGAGCAAGGGTAAAACCTCACAATACAAGACGGAAACCCAGTCCTCCGACTCACGAGAAACCAGACCGAAGAGCAATTACAATAGGGCTGTTTCAAGAAAATCAAGTTCAAAACCTCAGCAACGCGTATCAAAAAGTCTGAGTGACAGTGGTTCAGATTCCTACACCAGTGATAGTGATTCAGATAGCAGCTCTGAAAGCCACAAATCAAATACTGACAGTGAAATCACTGATGTTTCACCATTGCACTCAGCAGACTCCAGTCCAGTTATGAAGCGTAAAAATCGTAAACATGTGTCAGTGATCAGTGCTCCACAAAGAGAATATAAACCATATAAAGAATTGCCAGATACATCTGATGTTCCTGTTCAAAGGCCGGCTGAAGGCACAATGGAGTTCAAACTGCTAATGCAAGCTGTTGTAGAACTTGACAGTGAAAAGCAGAAGCGAATAAAATCCTCGACTCGTCGTGTGGTATTTGCTCCTCCAAATTCGTCCTTTCATCGTGAAAAAAATAACTATTCTTTTAGTAATATGCAGGCAAGAAACATTGATCAGGAAAATGAACGTCTCTTGCAAGAAATCATTAGGAAGAGACTTCCAAGAAAGAAGAAAGAGCAGACATACACTCAGGCAAATCCAGTGAGAAGACTACCAAATTCTGCTGTTAATCGGTTGAAGGAGCAGAGGCGAATAGAGCAAGAAAACTTG GCATTTTTGCAAAGACTTCAAAACATAAAGCCAACACGTGGGTTAACAAAGAAAGAGCAGCTGACTGAGTATCGGCGACAGATGCAGTATGGTGTTCCCTCTGGCAGCTGGCGTGCAAGATCCCCTCAGACACCCCCCAGCACATGCAAATCCAGTGTACGCAGCATGTCGAGTATGTCAAGCGTCCAGAGCCTGGCATCTACTACGACCAGTGGCTCAAGGAGTAGGCCTCAGAGTGCCAAGAAAATTACACGTGATATGCGCCCAGCCTGGGATGAACGCTGGTAA